A segment of the Symmachiella macrocystis genome:
CGGCTCAGTCTGGTGTCGCGGTTGGCATCGAGAATCTCAGCGAGTCCCCGGCCCTGATCCGTCACGGTGAGAATCAGATATGTCTTGGCCAACGCCGTCGCGTTGATCATGTAGGTCAGCATTTCTTGCTCATTGATCTGCTCATTCCGATCCCGGTCCATTGCCTCGAAGGCACTCCGGAAGTTTTTAAAGCGGCGCGCTTCATTGATGTCAAGATATCCATTCTTGTCGGTATCAACGCTGCTGAATACTCGTTTGTACCGCTCGGGGCTGTCTTGCGTTGCCGATTGCGATTTAACGTGGAGGTTTATCTGTGTATGCGCCAGGGTTACGATCGAATGTTCGTCGTCGACCCGCCGTGTAGTTGGTGATGATTGCGAGGTATCGGCAGGAGTCGCTTCGACAGATCCCAGGCCGTCCGTGCCGACCCGCAGCGTCGCCTCGACTGTCGGAATCGGAGGAAGGAGAAACTGATCAAGTTCGGCTAGGTCGAGTGCATCGTCACCATTCCGGTCAAGATTTGCGAATCTCTCAGTTTGCAATCCACATTCCTCGCGGCTGAGGCTTTCGTTAGAATCGGTGTCGTAATATGCCAAGACAGCTTCACCCAGTGAAGTCTTTGCATCATTAGGGAGCCGTATGAATTTTGCATCCGCTGCCCGAATCGTCCGCTGCGATCCGGCGAGCGTAATACCGATCCGCCCCAGGGCCAGGCCCAATTCACTACTGTCGATAAATTCATTATCGTTACGGTCGAATTTTTGTAGCGAGGTGTACGCACCCCGCAACTCCACTTGAGACAACATTTGATCGCCGTTGCCGTCGATCCGCTCAAACAGCCCACGGCTCGTCAGTTGGACGCTGGAAATACGGCTGACGTCGACGATGGACAAATTCTGCACACCTAAATCGTCGAAATACGTCGCCAGTTCTTCTCTGGTGACTTTTCCGTCACGCGGACTTTCGTCGACAGTCCGTGTCAGGTCAACTGAGGAGTCGACCAACCCGATCCCCTGTAACTCCGTGGGAGTCGGTACACCGGCTGCTTCGTCCGTGGACAGGCTCAGGTCGCTGTCGGCATCCAATCGGCGAAACAACGTTTCCTCATAAGCATGCCATATTTCTGACACGTCCAACTGGTCAATCTGCGGGTGCAGGCGAATCATCAGCGGGCGTTCATTGGCCAGGTAGAGTAATTCAAGAGTATCTGCTTCCGTTGTGGATACAGTCGTAGCGCTCCACCCAAGAATCGTGATCAGCAGGACGGCTCTCATGCGAGAATCTCCTTGATGGCGACCGCATTGGGGTCCGTCAATCGAATGGGACGGCCGACGTTGGACATATTTTGTTTCTGCGGATCGATTCCCAACGCGCGGCAAATGGTGGCCATCAGATCGCGGACCGGGACGGGATGGTCTTGGATGTGCATGCCGTCTGCCGAAGTGGCACCCACGACCTGTCCGCCTTGAATGCCGCCGCCCGACAGCACGGTCGTCCAGGCAGCTGGGAAATGATCGCGGCCGGATCCTCGGTTGATCTTCGGTGTTCGCCCAAATTCGCCCATCCAGACAATGAGTGTCGATTCGAGTAGCCCGCGATCCTTCAGATCAGAAATTAACGTTGCCCACGCAGGGTCGAGCACATCGCAAAGCCCTTGGACCGCCGGAAAGTTATTGCGATGCGAATCCCATCCCAGACCGGCCGATCCGGCGACATTGTTTAACGAGACCTCAACGAACGGCACTTCACGCTCAATCAATCGACGGGCCAACAGGCAACCTTGGCCAAATTGATTTCGCCCGTAAGCATCTCGTAGCTTCGCCGGTTCGTCGTCGAGTGAAAAGGCCTTGACGGCTGCGGAGCGCATCATACGGACGGCTTGGTGATACGCGGACTGATGGCTGCTGGCAAAGTCGCTGGGTCGCCTGCTGATGTGATCCGCTTCGAATTCCTTCAGAATGGCGAGCCGGGCATCGGCCTGGGCCAGATCGACTCCGCCGGGTAGGTCGAGGTTTTTTACTTTCA
Coding sequences within it:
- a CDS encoding DUF1501 domain-containing protein, translating into MFKNRKSADKTLSRRDWLRLSALGALGGSLSGWLPALAAETANSPQRKRSCILLWMSGGPSQIDTFDLKPDHENGGKFKPIDTAAPGVQISEHLPQMAQVMQHVAPIRSMTTKEGDHSRGTYLMRTGRPPSGPVQYPTLGSFLSKELSAAEAELPDFVSIAPYRILNAAAYSPGFLGSRHAPLIVGDSQAAPQGDGDRYEQSLKVKNLDLPGGVDLAQADARLAILKEFEADHISRRPSDFASSHQSAYHQAVRMMRSAAVKAFSLDDEPAKLRDAYGRNQFGQGCLLARRLIEREVPFVEVSLNNVAGSAGLGWDSHRNNFPAVQGLCDVLDPAWATLISDLKDRGLLESTLIVWMGEFGRTPKINRGSGRDHFPAAWTTVLSGGGIQGGQVVGATSADGMHIQDHPVPVRDLMATICRALGIDPQKQNMSNVGRPIRLTDPNAVAIKEILA